A genomic stretch from Schistosoma haematobium chromosome 4, whole genome shotgun sequence includes:
- the RBM48_1 gene encoding RNA-binding protein 48, variant 2 (EggNog:ENOG410VECM~COG:S~BUSCO:EOG091G0VIF) codes for MKFENQTKRFSHHVKVGPCFTRPAYRDGRRKTAVKVTRSFFISQVFTVADESCCLLIFGVPSLDLEHPLKEKCKQYGNVQSVVKIIDYPDKETFTDVFVVKYDNLKAARYAKRLLDDSSFYGGSLHVCYAPEYETVAECRLKLYECRHLNARISRKVEHDYLQKFSTKCQTSDPDSSVLPSPSVSSSVKSDLSESIKLEIPTNRDITVLPVLQENTVHSNESATYQSYDALDDSRLYWRKLGITLFDKYQTACNLGASCPTTAATTTTTNYPSISTPCDLSVAPKRSIPLSVQQALSCRPYLENISKPNTSLSVSKVSSDTNKTVKHYPSNSLIPRVIISKEYRRKHSTNSEALPQVSKSTAPISVGELKRLAYSLGPKQGPSLPPTQDQGENNIDRTRIVFHRSNSKRHCTHPSESTDN; via the exons ATGAAATTCGAGAACCAGACCAAACGTTTCTCTCATCACGTCAAAGTGGGTCCATGTTTCACTCGCCCTGCTTATCGAGACGGTAGGCGTAAAACAGCCGTAAAGGTAACTCGTAGCTTTTTTATTTCCCAGGTCTTCACCGTAGCTGATGAGTCATGTTGTCTCCTGATATTTGGAGTCCCATCTCTGGACCTGGAGCACCCTTTAAAGGAGAAGTGTAAACAGTATGGGAATGTCCAAAGTGTGgtgaaaattattgattatccaGATAAAGAGACATTTACTGATGTTTTTGTCGTAAAATATGATAATCTCAAAGCCGCAAG ATATGCCAAGCGTCTATTAGATGATTCTTCTTTCTACGGAGGTTCTTTACACGTCTGTTATGCACCTGAATATGAAACTGTGGCTGAATGTCGTTTGAAGCTGTACGAATGCAGGCATTTAAATGCAAGAATTTCCAGGAAAGTGG AACATGATTATCTTCAGAAATTCTCTACTAAATGTCAAACATCAGATCCGGATTCTTCAGTTCTTCCATCACCATCTGTATCATCATCAGTAAAATCTGATTTGTCAGAATCTATAAAATTAGAAATACCAACTAATCGGGATATAACTGTTTTACCGGTTTTACAAGAAAACACAGTTCATTCCAATGAGTCCGCCACCTACCAATCATATGACGCTTTAGATGACTCTCGGCTTTATTGGAGGAAACTTGGAATTACATTATTTGACAAATATCAAACAGCCTGTAATCTCGGTGCTTCTTGtcctactactgctgctactactactaccaccaatTATCCATCTATTTCTACACCTTGTGATTTGTCAGTTGCCCCAAA acGTTCAATACCCCTTTCTGTCCAACAGGCTTTAAGTTGTCGACCATACTTGGAGAATATTTCGAAACCTAATACATCGTTGTCAGTCAGCAAGGTATCCTCTGACACTAACAAAACAGTGAAGCACTACCCATCTAACTCCTTAATCCCACGCGTTATAATTAGTAAAGAATATAGAAGAAAACACTCAACAAACTCAGAAGCTCTTCCACAAGTATCAAAGTCAACAGCCCCTATTTCTGTAGGTGAATTAAAACGATTAGCCTATTCATTAGGTCCCAAACAAGGACCAAGTTTACCGCCAACACAAGATCAAGGGGAAAATAATATTGATCGAACAAG GATTGTATTTCATCGTTCAAATTCCAAACGACATTGTACACATCCTTCAGAATCTACAGACAATTGA
- the RBM48_1 gene encoding RNA-binding protein 48 (EggNog:ENOG410N36S~COG:S) has translation MLSRYAKRLLDDSSFYGGSLHVCYAPEYETVAECRLKLYECRHLNARISRKVEHDYLQKFSTKCQTSDPDSSVLPSPSVSSSVKSDLSESIKLEIPTNRDITVLPVLQENTVHSNESATYQSYDALDDSRLYWRKLGITLFDKYQTACNLGASCPTTAATTTTTNYPSISTPCDLSVAPKRSIPLSVQQALSCRPYLENISKPNTSLSVSKVSSDTNKTVKHYPSNSLIPRVIISKEYRRKHSTNSEALPQVSKSTAPISVGELKRLAYSLGPKQGPSLPPTQDQGENNIDRTRIVFHRSNSKRHCTHPSESTDN, from the exons ATGTTATCTAGATATGCCAAGCGTCTATTAGATGATTCTTCTTTCTACGGAGGTTCTTTACACGTCTGTTATGCACCTGAATATGAAACTGTGGCTGAATGTCGTTTGAAGCTGTACGAATGCAGGCATTTAAATGCAAGAATTTCCAGGAAAGTGG AACATGATTATCTTCAGAAATTCTCTACTAAATGTCAAACATCAGATCCGGATTCTTCAGTTCTTCCATCACCATCTGTATCATCATCAGTAAAATCTGATTTGTCAGAATCTATAAAATTAGAAATACCAACTAATCGGGATATAACTGTTTTACCGGTTTTACAAGAAAACACAGTTCATTCCAATGAGTCCGCCACCTACCAATCATATGACGCTTTAGATGACTCTCGGCTTTATTGGAGGAAACTTGGAATTACATTATTTGACAAATATCAAACAGCCTGTAATCTCGGTGCTTCTTGtcctactactgctgctactactactaccaccaatTATCCATCTATTTCTACACCTTGTGATTTGTCAGTTGCCCCAAA acGTTCAATACCCCTTTCTGTCCAACAGGCTTTAAGTTGTCGACCATACTTGGAGAATATTTCGAAACCTAATACATCGTTGTCAGTCAGCAAGGTATCCTCTGACACTAACAAAACAGTGAAGCACTACCCATCTAACTCCTTAATCCCACGCGTTATAATTAGTAAAGAATATAGAAGAAAACACTCAACAAACTCAGAAGCTCTTCCACAAGTATCAAAGTCAACAGCCCCTATTTCTGTAGGTGAATTAAAACGATTAGCCTATTCATTAGGTCCCAAACAAGGACCAAGTTTACCGCCAACACAAGATCAAGGGGAAAATAATATTGATCGAACAAG GATTGTATTTCATCGTTCAAATTCCAAACGACATTGTACACATCCTTCAGAATCTACAGACAATTGA